ATCATGACAAAGACTGCAATGGGACCCTTTCTTTTCAAGTGGAGCTTCCGTTAACTTAAAAAAGAAGTTTGAGAGTAATATTCAACGATATTGTCTTTCTTAAAcagtttcttatttttttttctcttagttgttgttgtttattttcttttaagtcataaaaaaatagattttatttagttttttaagtGGATTTTAAATGTTTAATGGTTGTTTTTAATATAGTTGAATAATAAATGTTTAGTGgattatttaaaaagtttatcATCTATTCATAATTCAATACTATAAaagagattttatttaattttttaaggtgaattttaaatgtttagtattgtttttaatttgatGTACGAATCGTGTATTAGCAAGCCTTTTGAACTATTTGTATTCAGTATTTATCCGGTTAACTCGTGTTGATGTTTCCGAAAAATTGTTTACACTgaccattttaattttttgttaaggacaataaaaaaatttattaatatatttatcgacaattaattattaattattttatatatcgttattaaaacattttttaataaccgcaaaaaatagataatggtcaggtaatattaatttagtcacccaaaacatttaaaatatcttttttgtccaaaatattatttgttctATTAAAAGCAAGTGCCatcaatttaataaataaagaaaagtttCTCCATTTtatattaagtttttttttgaataaatattaaaataattattaaatttgaatctgaaatttcttgataaaaaaaaaaaaaaaggaatgagTCAACAATTAAAATGTGTTATGCTCCAACTAATATGTATTACTCTACTTTGATCTCGCATTTAAccataataaaaatgaaaaaggagcTATTTTAGTTGTCAGCAATGCACCGTAACGGTAACGTTTCAAGAGAAAGTAACGGAAAATAGATCGGATCTTGAGGATTGCGGAACACGAAACACGAATTTAGCCATCGCTactcactaatattttttaataagaagCTTCATGGCAAATTGCATGAAAGAGAAACCCTAATTCATTTGTTTTTTCAACAAATCAAAACCCTCACCAGTCACCATCATCTCTTTGTTCGTCAATGCCATGGGAAAACAATCTATTATGGCGACCAAAGAACAGAACCCGTTGGTACACGAATCCGTTGTTGCGTCCCAGAGCCTGCACCACGGGCACGAGGAACTGGCTGGATCTTCCATACGAAATGACTCTCCTCATCATGACGAAACTCGGCGCGTTCCATATCCTTACCAGTGCCCAGAAAGTGTGCAGGCTATGGCGTAGCATCTCCATGGATCCATTCTTGTGGCGCACCATTGACATGTGCAACCTGGGGCATGCAAAGCATGAGGCCTATGATTTGCGTAAGATATGCCGCCACGCAGTTGATCGAAGCCGTGGCCAGTTGGTGCAGTATTTTGGTCCCAATGATCTTCTCAATTATATTATTGATTCGTAAGTTCAAATAcgttttttttgaataattttttttcatggtCTGTTTTGAAAACAATAAAACTAGTGATTTTCATCCATCTGAATTGGTCGATTAGTCagtttatttatctatttatacaAGTGTATACAACCATCTTTGatacaaaaatctaaaatcaatcactaaattaatcattatatatttatggaagGTAACTGTATtagatgtatattaaaattaaccatAAAATTTACATgagaatataaatacatattaaaaatgagttaaattatacatatatttatacataaatattaatgtataaataatatttttgttgctaATGAATGCATGTATTATTAATCTgatttttaacatttattttatattttaacatatattttactGGTTGAATTTAGTAGCATGAATGTAAATAGTATTTATgtttgaaaaggatttaaaaaattcaaagccTAGCTAGATTAATTTGACTAGATTTAAGCTTTTATATGTGCGGTTTAGAATAGTAAGATGATAGCTGAAATTCTATTAGGAATGTTTAATTAAACACACTTTGATAGTCAGTTGTTCAgatttcaattattattttcacataaaaattgTTCTTTTTAGACATGTTTAATTAAACACACTTTGATATATCAGATGTTCAGGTTTCAATTGTTTTATGTGAGTAGTTATTTTCAGCTATTTGTTTAAATCAATATCTTCTTTATCATCAGTTTTTCTTTATATAACTTTTTACTAGCACACATTGTTGAGCATGTTTGTATTATCATTCTACAGGGGATGTCATCTGCGATGTCTATGTCTTGTTCAATGCAATGTGGATTGGGAGTTTCCAGAATTAAGTAACATGGCCCCAAAGCTTTCGGTACTAGAGGAACTTGATCTTACCTTTTGTCGTATATCTGTATTTGAATTGGAAGCAATTGGTCAAAGTTGTCCTCTGTTAAGATCCTTGAAGTTGAGGGGAGGCGGATCCATTTTTGGAGGAAACAAAGCAGCATATATTATTTCACGAAATATGCCCCTGTTACGCCATCTCGAACTTTATGAAGACTCCTTAAATCATAAGGGCTTGTTTGCAATTCTTAAGGGTTGTCCTCATCTTGAATATCTAGATTTACAACATTGTCGTCATCTTAAGTTGCAAGGGAAATTGAGGAGAAAATGTGTTAGACGCATCAAGAATTTAAGATACTTAGATGAATCCACGCAAGACTACTATCGATTTAGTTCTGGAAGATTGCTTAAGTCATCAAAAGATAATGCTGATATTTTGCCTCGATTATTATGGACATCATATGATGCAGATCACGATGAGAATGAAAACATGTTCAAAAAGGGTGAGGGTGAGGTACCAAAAGGGTCAACTGTGGAATATGATGAAATGCAAGATTATTGGGAGGATATAGATGCTATGTGGGCAATTGCGAAAAGTAAAAGATTGCATAAGGGAAAGAAGAATAAGCCTAAAGGGTTTCAAGGATATTATAGAGAAAAGAAGAACACTAAATCCAATGAGAAGAAACATGGAAGAAAGACAAAGACAGGGAGGAGGATTGAGCATGAAAGCATGATGTGTTTTGAAAAGGAATTTTGGTAAACAAAACCAGGATGTGGATGCGCACAGTTGCTGttctgaaaaaacaaaaaagataccAGTGAATTGAAGGGCAAAAGATGTTACGAAAGGGCAGTGAAGTGAAACTCAGTAATATAATACGTAAGCCAAGTTTATTACAAACtagttctcttttttttttcttttccagtttctaactttttaagaaataaaataaaaagaattaataaaaagtaAGCACGATAATGGTGTCTTATCCctgtttttcttttatgttattaaaaattttagtgtcTAAACGATGGAGTGTGTGTTTAGATTACAGTTTGCAAACTTCagtttgcataaaattgattccataaaattgattttgataataaataagTTTGGGTTAACGTAATTTATGTTTGACAATctttaaaatcacttttagatgaaaaattactaaaaaagacatcaacttaaataatttttttatatacctGCAAAATCAAAACActatcaaaaataatataaaaaatatttatcatataaataaataaatacaataaaaaaatataaaaaaagtattataaattttataatgtcagataaaaaaaatattctataatttttttagttatgtcaatactctttaatttaatattattttagactgtaaattttcattatttatgacTCTATTAtttcttataattaattttttatttgttttgtctttttttataggatcataatttatattatacaaaattttgataataaacatagtatataataataacaattacaaattttacaaagtcagaataaaaaaaattaatacaaaataaaaacagagtacatcaaaaaatagaaaaaaaatcatacagataagaaataataaaaatttcataaaaccaacaacatatatcatataaacaaaaaaatagcataaaaaataaataaaattcatatgaaaaaataataaaaatatcatataaattaataaaatatctaaaaaattagagcaccatcaaaaataaaaaaagtcaacAATATTtgtcatatgaataaaaaaatacaataaaataaataaaaaatcatataaataaagccaaccaaaaataaaaaaaattataaaaaatatacatataaaaaaataatatagtagGAAGAACTACAAAGAACGATCCTGAAAGTAATAGTTACTGGTATCATTCttatagaagaaaatgaaggatAGAGTTAGcaaagaagaaataaattttttacctAATTTCTAACAGCAGTCAGCAACCATAAACGTGAAACGCAGACGCTTCTGCTGAACGTGCGTTCAGAGGCAGAATCAATTTTgcgtttagaaaaataaaaattaccaaataTCAAAGTAAAACTTTCAAAAAGCTCAAACGGACTTCTCTCCTCCTTCTTAACGTGTTTGCCAAACACACCCGAAGTCACgaccaaatttaatttgatcATAGCAGGCACATTGATAGCATAATTGTGCTTAATCAATGGTAAAATATACAAGGATTATGTGGATCTATGATAGAATAGTACTATAGTAGTAAAAAAAAGGCTAAGGAGGTtctataataaattattgtaataataattgaaGAAAATTCAAAGAGAAATTGGAGTCAAAAGGTTATTGGTTTAAGGCTCAagtttatgattattttttactttctatgttagttttaattgtaataaatatttagtggatttaaaaaaaattgtcactCATTTATCATTATAAAAgagattttatttagttttttaagtGGATTTTAAATGTTTAATGGTTGTTTATGGTCGAATAATAAATGTTTAGTGgattatttaaaaagtttatcATCTATATTCATAATTCAATACTATAAaagagattttatttaatttttaaagtgaattttaaatgtttagtattgtttttaatttgatGTACTAAAGCAGCAAATGCTTAATGAATTATTTAATGAGTTGCTATCTACTCTGTGAGAATTATTCTctttgaatttttcataaaattctTTGAACTTATTAAAGTTACTTATTTTTATAGTGTTTTTAGACTTAACAATCTTTTGATGGAAGCCTTTTGTTCCAAACAAGTATATTAATCTTTAATTAGTCTCGtttatatctttaaaaatataacttaaaattAGATGACTTGAATCTATTTTGTGATTTAGAACATATACTTATTTTTATAGTGTTTTTAGCCTTAACAATCTTTTGATGGAAGCCTTTTGTTCTAAATAAGTATATTAATCTTTAATTAGTCTcgtttatatatttaaaaatataacttaaaattAGATGATTTGAATCTATTTTGTGATTTAGAACATGAGTTTTCTTCTCATcataaaattattgaattttgatatttataatataatatacaatACATAGTTATTATAATAGAACTGATTAAACTATCGaatcattaaattattaatttaattaacggGTCACGAATTGAATATAAATTAAACTTGTTAATTcagttataattaaataattttataaaattttatttttttattttcatagta
The genomic region above belongs to Arachis duranensis cultivar V14167 chromosome 3, aradu.V14167.gnm2.J7QH, whole genome shotgun sequence and contains:
- the LOC107477026 gene encoding F-box protein SKIP19-like, translated to MPWENNLLWRPKNRTRWYTNPLLRPRACTTGTRNWLDLPYEMTLLIMTKLGAFHILTSAQKVCRLWRSISMDPFLWRTIDMCNLGHAKHEAYDLRKICRHAVDRSRGQLVQYFGPNDLLNYIIDSGCHLRCLCLVQCNVDWEFPELSNMAPKLSVLEELDLTFCRISVFELEAIGQSCPLLRSLKLRGGGSIFGGNKAAYIISRNMPLLRHLELYEDSLNHKGLFAILKGCPHLEYLDLQHCRHLKLQGKLRRKCVRRIKNLRYLDESTQDYYRFSSGRLLKSSKDNADILPRLLWTSYDADHDENENMFKKGEGEVPKGSTVEYDEMQDYWEDIDAMWAIAKSKRLHKGKKNKPKGFQGYYREKKNTKSNEKKHGRKTKTGRRIEHESMMCFEKEFW